One part of the Candidatus Cloacimonadota bacterium genome encodes these proteins:
- a CDS encoding 4Fe-4S dicluster domain-containing protein, whose amino-acid sequence MAVVNFVFNDELIELRTEKGEPLWKDSEFSNNRNKTYLVDSKKCIGCQLCVNVCPVKAITMKNGRAVIDADKCINCGICENGDGQNYKGCPVKAISKNY is encoded by the coding sequence ATGGCTGTTGTCAACTTTGTGTTCAATGATGAATTGATCGAACTTCGAACCGAAAAAGGCGAACCTTTATGGAAAGACAGCGAATTTTCCAATAACAGGAATAAAACTTATCTTGTTGATTCGAAAAAATGTATTGGCTGTCAGCTGTGCGTAAATGTTTGTCCTGTTAAAGCGATCACTATGAAGAACGGAAGAGCAGTAATCGATGCCGACAAATGTATAAATTGCGGGATCTGTGAAAATGGTGATGGACAGAATTATAAAGGTTGTCCGGTTAAAGCGATTTCAAAAAATTACTAA